A window of Dreissena polymorpha isolate Duluth1 unplaced genomic scaffold, UMN_Dpol_1.0 chrUn002, whole genome shotgun sequence contains these coding sequences:
- the LOC127863223 gene encoding uncharacterized protein LOC127863223, whose translation MDLGLKPAYMQRSSAFNLIRQLLCLPFLPAQHIRPTFLKFAEHERSHPDREKRNRLMDYISRQWLDHPIFDVASWSVFGYQIRTNNDVEGYHHRLNSRAGHRGLTFYRLVPVLLSECQHAQRHATLIASGSNDGTNRGRQYRHLSQKVKDLFEKYSAGELTTTHYLRACGKLYGPPDME comes from the exons ATGGACCTCGGGTTGAAGCCTGCGTATATGCAGCGGTCCTCTGCCTTCAATCTAATTCGCCAGCTGTTGTGCCTGCCATTTTTACCAGCCCAACACATTCGCCCAACGTTTCTGAAGTTTGCAGAGCACGAAAGATCACATCCGGATCGCGAAAAGAGGAACCGACTGATGGACTACATCTCTCGCCAGTGGCTTGATCACCCGATCTTTGATGTTGCCAGTTGGTCCGTGTTCGGGTACCAGATCCGAACGAATAACGACGTTGAAG GATATCACCATCGTCTGAACTCGAGAGCTGGTCACCGCGGTCTGACATTTTACAGATTAGTACCTGTGCTGCTCAGTGAGTGCCAGCATGCACAGCGGCACGCAACCCTGATAGCATCCGGCAGCAATGACGGCACAAATAGAGGCCGTCAGTACAGACACCTCTCCCAAAAAGTCAaggatttatttgaaaaatactctGCGGGTGAACTGACGACCACTCACTACCTGCGTGCTTGCGGAAAACTATACGGACCGCCAGATATGGAGTGA